A genomic segment from Castor canadensis chromosome 1, mCasCan1.hap1v2, whole genome shotgun sequence encodes:
- the Ccn2 gene encoding CCN family member 2 — translation MTAGVDPVRFAFALLLVLCTRPSSGQDCSGQCQCSDPAPSCPAGVSLVLDGCGCCLVCAKQLGELCSERDPCDPHKGLFCDFGSPANRKTGVCTAKDGAPCVFSGSVYRSGETFQDSCKYRCTCLDGAVGCVPLCRMDVRLPSPDCPFPRRVKLPGKCCEEWVCDEPKDHTVVGPALAAYRLEDTFGPDPTMMRANCLVQTTEWSACSKTCGMGISTRVTNDNAFCRLEKQSRLCMVRPCEADLEENIKKGKKCIRTPKISKPVKFELSGCTSVKSYRAKFCGVCTDGRCCTPHRTTTLPVEFKCPDGEIMKKNMMFIKTCACHYNCPGDNDIFESLYYKKMYGDIA, via the exons ATGACCGCCGGCGTGGACCCAGTGCGCTTCGCCTTCGCGCTCCTCCTTGTGCTCTGCACCCGG CCCTCCTCCGGCCAGGACTGCAGCGGGCAGTGCCAGTGCTCCGACCCCGCGCCGAGCTGCCCGGCCGGCGTGAGCCTTGTGCTGGACGGCTGCGGCTGCTGCCTAGTCTGCGCCAAGCAGCTGGGCGAGCTGTGCTCCGAGCGCGACCCCTGCGACCCGCACAAGGGCCTCTTCTGCGACTTCGGCTCCCCGGCCAACCGCAAGACAGGCGTGTGCACCG CCAAAGACGGCGCCCCCTGTGTCTTCAGTGGGTCTGTGTACCGGAGCGGAGAGACCTTCCAGGACAGCTGCAAATACCGGTGCACTTGCCTGGATGGGGCGGTGGGCTGCGTGCCCCTGTGCCGGATGGACGTTCGCCTGCCCAGTCCTGATTGCCCCTTCCCAAGAAGGGTCAAGCTGCCTGGGAAATGCTGCGAGGAATGGGTGTGCGATGAGCCCAAGGACCACACAGTCGTTGGCCCTGCCCTGGCTG CCTACCGACTGGAAGACACATTTGGCCCAGACCCAACTATGATGCGAGCCAACTGCCTGGTCCAGACCACAGAGTGGAGTGCCTGTTCCAAGACCTGTGGGATGGGCATCTCCACCCGGGTTACCAATGACAACGCCTTCTGCAGACTGGAGAAGCAGAGCCGCCTCTGCATGGTCAGGCCTTGCGAAGCTGACCTGGAAGAAAACATTAAG AAGGGCAAAAAGTGCATCCGTACCCCTAAAATCTCCAAGCCTGTTAAGTTTGAGCTTTCCGGCTGCACAAGCGTGAAGTCATACCGGGCTAAGTTCTGTGGAGTGTGCACCGATGGCCGATGCTGCACGCCCCACAGAACCACCACCCTGCCAGTGGAGTTCAAGTGTCCAGATGGTGAGATCATGAAGAAGAACATGATGTTCATCAAGACCTGTGCCTGTCATTACAACTGCCCTGGAGACAATGACATCTTTGAGTCACTGTACTACAAGAAGATGTATGGAGACATTGCATAA